A window of Peromyscus eremicus chromosome 7, PerEre_H2_v1, whole genome shotgun sequence contains these coding sequences:
- the Lysmd2 gene encoding lysM and putative peptidoglycan-binding domain-containing protein 2, which produces MADLSPAPAPREGGLRAHRASAPSPPPRSRSGSEPEEAELSLSLARTKTRSYGSTASVRAPLSAGVIERHVEHRVRAGDTLQGIALKYGVTMEQIKRANKLFTNDCIFLKKTLSIPILSEKPLLFNGLNSIDSPEKETVDSSFCHEEEPVLAGEELPPPSPQDPDPKPAQPEEVSARDFLQRLDLQIKLSTQAARKLKEETRDEESPYAASLYHS; this is translated from the exons ATGGCGGATCTCTCGCCTGCGCCGGCCCCGCGGGAAGGCGGCCTCCGCGCGCACCGGGCCTCGGCGCCCTCCCCGCCGCCGCGCTCTCGCTCCGGCTCGGAGCCGGAGGAGGCCGAGCTGTCGCTGAGCCTGGCCCGCACCAAGACCCGCTCGTACGGCAGCACGGCCAGCGTGCGGGCGCCGCTGAGCGCCGGCGTCATCGAGCGCCATGTGGAGCACCGGGTCCGCGCCGGAGACACGCTGCAGGGCATCGCGCTCAAGTACGGAGTCACG aTGGAACAGATTAAAAGGGCCAATAAACTGTTTACCAATGACTGTATATTTCTGAAGAAGACCTTGAGCATCCCGATTCTATCAGAGAAGCCTCTGCTCTTTAATGGACTTAACTCCATTGATTCTCCAGAAAAGGAAACTGTTGACAGCAGTTTTTGCCATGAGGAGGAGCCCGTGTTGGCTGGGGAAGAACTGCCCCCTCCCAGCCCTCAGGACCCAGACCCCAAACCTGCGCAGCCTGAGGAAGTATCTGCCAGAGATTTCCTGCAGAGACTTGACTTACAGATTAAGCTATCAACACAGGCAGCCAGGAAACTCAAAGAAGAGACCAG GGATGAAGAAAGCCCCTATGCTGCTTCGCTCTATCATAGTTAG